A single region of the Streptomyces vilmorinianum genome encodes:
- a CDS encoding SIMPL domain-containing protein: MTTSHLPPHRLPVGPFRAAGVPSAVRPRPVRRAVTAGAVLAALLIGGAAPALAVAPGAAAPVTAAPATDPATITVTGSGRAAGAPDLAVLSVGVEATRKTAKEAMEAQRVAAEALLAALRKQSVADRDIRTDSLSLSPVHTYTADGQSKVTGYRAGQSFSAKIRDIDKAGQVIGAVTDATGDAGRINGVAFDIADPSALRAKARETAHKDAHDKAAQHARLSGHRLGRLVSLTESEGMRPGRPAPEMPADAPGVPLAPGEIEEQVTVTAVYELR, translated from the coding sequence GTGACGACCAGCCACCTCCCGCCCCACCGCCTCCCGGTCGGACCGTTCCGTGCCGCGGGCGTGCCGTCCGCTGTCCGCCCCCGTCCCGTGCGTCGCGCGGTGACCGCGGGCGCGGTGCTTGCCGCGCTGCTGATCGGTGGCGCGGCGCCGGCGCTGGCCGTGGCCCCCGGCGCGGCGGCGCCCGTGACGGCCGCCCCCGCCACCGATCCGGCGACGATCACCGTGACCGGGAGCGGACGGGCCGCCGGCGCGCCCGACCTCGCGGTGCTCTCGGTGGGTGTGGAGGCGACCCGTAAGACCGCCAAGGAGGCGATGGAGGCCCAGCGCGTCGCCGCCGAAGCGCTGCTCGCAGCGCTGCGGAAGCAGTCCGTCGCGGACCGGGACATCCGTACCGACAGCCTCTCCCTCTCCCCGGTCCACACCTACACCGCCGACGGACAGAGCAAGGTGACGGGCTATCGGGCCGGGCAGAGCTTCTCCGCGAAGATCCGGGACATCGACAAGGCGGGCCAGGTCATCGGGGCCGTGACCGACGCGACCGGGGACGCGGGCCGGATCAACGGCGTCGCCTTCGACATCGCCGACCCGAGCGCGCTGCGGGCCAAGGCCCGCGAGACCGCCCACAAGGACGCACACGACAAGGCCGCCCAGCACGCGCGGCTCAGCGGCCACCGGCTCGGGCGGCTCGTGTCGCTGACCGAGAGCGAGGGCATGCGCCCCGGCCGCCCCGCGCCCGAGATGCCCGCCGACGCTCCGGGGGTTCCCCTGGCCCCCGGCGAGATCGAGGAGCAGGTGACGGTCACGGCCGTCTACGAGCTGCGCTGA
- a CDS encoding tyrosine-protein phosphatase: MTQQLPQVPSTEPELTGVRNFRDVGGLPTVDGGSVRFGRLFRSGHLAHATEEDAAFLSTLGLHTVFDFRNAADRKVEGPDVELPGVRNVNIPLNDPADGKEFWKLVSTGALEQLREILGDGKAAARMSDSYRKMMVERTAEHSRILHAMAEDSMPALMHCAAGKDRAGLSIAISLLAVGVEREAIEADYLKSNDPHRRYKVRRSSTAADAMSPEVMELLGPLFDARAEYLRAAFETLEQTWGTTERYFSDGLKLAPETRERLRERLVTEA, from the coding sequence GTGACGCAGCAGCTGCCGCAGGTCCCGTCGACCGAACCCGAGCTCACCGGAGTGCGCAACTTCCGGGACGTGGGCGGCCTGCCGACCGTGGACGGCGGGTCGGTGCGGTTCGGGCGCCTCTTCCGCAGCGGTCACCTCGCGCACGCCACCGAGGAGGACGCGGCGTTCCTCTCCACCCTCGGGTTGCACACCGTCTTCGACTTCCGCAACGCGGCGGACCGGAAGGTGGAGGGTCCTGATGTCGAGCTTCCCGGCGTACGGAACGTGAACATCCCGCTCAACGACCCGGCCGACGGCAAGGAGTTCTGGAAGCTCGTCAGCACGGGCGCCCTGGAGCAGCTGCGCGAGATCCTCGGCGACGGCAAGGCGGCTGCCCGAATGTCCGATTCATACCGGAAGATGATGGTCGAGCGGACAGCGGAGCACAGCCGCATCCTGCACGCGATGGCCGAGGACAGCATGCCCGCGCTGATGCACTGCGCGGCCGGCAAGGACCGGGCGGGCCTCTCCATCGCCATTTCGCTGCTCGCGGTGGGCGTCGAGCGCGAGGCGATCGAGGCCGACTATCTGAAGTCGAACGATCCGCACCGTCGCTACAAGGTGCGCCGCAGCTCCACCGCCGCGGACGCCATGTCGCCCGAGGTGATGGAGCTGCTGGGCCCGCTCTTCGACGCGCGCGCGGAGTATCTGCGGGCGGCGTTCGAGACGCTGGAGCAGACCTGGGGGACGACCGAGCGCTACTTCTCGGACGGCCTGAAGCTCGCCCCCGAGACGCGGGAGCGGCTGCGCGAGCGCCTCGTCACCGAGGCCTAG
- a CDS encoding Glu/Leu/Phe/Val dehydrogenase dimerization domain-containing protein: MSTAPLLSVGWTDHVTGRRGHLVVDRLVRGVASGGLRMREGCTAEEVAGLARGMTMKEALHYDPSSRYVPLGGAKGGIDCDPRSPEAYGVLVRYLRAMRPYIERFWTTGEDLGLTQDLVDRAASEAGLVSTVQAVYPLLDDETEARRRLADAFAVEVDGIGLDELVGGCGVAESVLVALDRAGRPYAGTRVSVQGLGTMGGATARFLDRAGLTVVAVADVKGTIVNPDGLDVEALLAARDAYGTVDRSVLRPGDREEAGEAWLSADAEVLVPAAVSYAIDAGAEGLIRARWIVEAANMPVLPEAEELLAARGVVVLPDVVVNSGTNAWWWWTLFGDIGADADEAFAHTRRAMRSLVGRMLDRAEQDGSTPRAAAHALVEERLPEIAERYGWYGHTTA, translated from the coding sequence ATGAGCACCGCCCCTCTGCTGTCCGTCGGCTGGACCGACCACGTCACCGGCCGCCGCGGCCATCTGGTCGTCGACCGGCTGGTGCGCGGGGTGGCCAGTGGCGGGCTGCGGATGCGTGAGGGGTGCACGGCCGAGGAGGTCGCCGGGCTCGCGCGGGGCATGACGATGAAGGAGGCCCTGCACTACGACCCGAGCAGTCGGTACGTCCCCCTGGGCGGCGCCAAGGGCGGCATCGACTGCGACCCGCGCTCCCCCGAGGCGTACGGCGTGCTGGTCCGCTACCTGCGGGCGATGCGTCCGTACATCGAGCGCTTCTGGACCACCGGTGAGGATCTCGGGCTGACGCAGGACCTGGTCGACCGGGCGGCCTCGGAGGCCGGGCTCGTCTCCACCGTCCAGGCCGTCTACCCGCTCCTGGACGACGAGACCGAGGCCCGGCGGCGGCTCGCCGACGCCTTCGCCGTGGAGGTGGACGGCATCGGGCTCGACGAGCTCGTGGGCGGGTGCGGGGTCGCCGAGTCGGTCCTCGTGGCGCTGGACCGGGCGGGCCGGCCGTACGCCGGGACGCGGGTCTCGGTCCAGGGTCTGGGGACCATGGGCGGCGCCACCGCGCGCTTCCTGGACCGGGCCGGGCTCACCGTGGTGGCCGTCGCCGACGTGAAGGGCACGATCGTCAATCCGGACGGCCTCGACGTCGAGGCGCTGCTCGCGGCCCGTGACGCGTACGGGACGGTGGACCGCTCCGTGCTGCGGCCCGGGGACCGGGAGGAGGCCGGCGAGGCCTGGCTCTCGGCCGACGCGGAGGTCCTGGTCCCGGCCGCCGTCTCGTACGCGATCGACGCCGGGGCCGAGGGGCTGATCCGGGCGCGCTGGATCGTCGAGGCGGCCAACATGCCGGTCCTCCCCGAGGCGGAGGAGCTGCTCGCCGCGCGCGGGGTGGTGGTGCTCCCGGACGTCGTCGTCAATTCCGGCACCAACGCCTGGTGGTGGTGGACGCTCTTCGGCGACATCGGGGCGGACGCGGACGAGGCCTTCGCCCATACGCGGCGGGCGATGCGGTCGCTGGTCGGGCGGATGCTGGACCGCGCGGAGCAGGACGGCTCCACCCCGCGCGCGGCGGCGCACGCGCTGGTGGAGGAGCGGCTGCCGGAGATCGCGGAGCGTTACGGCTGGTACGGACACACCACGGCCTGA
- a CDS encoding M23 family metallopeptidase, which yields MPAKGKHRRPKVNPITRGFVAAGTGGAVVALPLLGATGAHAADKAAPAAVTPEQAVAAIAAAAPAKAPAAAPAAAKPKTYRVVPGDYLSKIAQEHHLAGGWKKLYEDNRQVVGENPSLIFPGMKLTLGAKSTAKATPKAAAPKATTKAAPKAAPKAEKPSSASGESRSSRSTERSTVESTQAAPAAPAQSVSSGWVAPVGGGVSTPYRASGSMWSSGYHTGVDFIASSGTSVKAVGAGTVHSAGWSGAYGNEVVIQHADGTYSQYAHLSSLSVSAGQTVSGGQQIGLSGSTGNSSGPHLHFEIRTGPSYGSDIDPLAYLRQHGVGI from the coding sequence ATGCCCGCGAAGGGTAAGCACCGCCGTCCCAAGGTCAACCCGATCACACGCGGATTCGTCGCCGCCGGTACGGGTGGCGCCGTCGTCGCCCTGCCGCTTCTCGGTGCGACCGGAGCCCACGCCGCCGACAAGGCCGCCCCGGCTGCCGTGACGCCCGAGCAGGCCGTCGCCGCCATTGCCGCCGCCGCCCCGGCGAAGGCCCCGGCCGCCGCGCCCGCCGCCGCCAAGCCGAAGACGTACCGCGTCGTCCCCGGCGACTACCTGTCCAAGATCGCCCAGGAGCACCACCTCGCCGGCGGCTGGAAGAAGCTCTACGAGGACAACCGGCAGGTCGTCGGCGAGAACCCCTCGCTGATCTTCCCCGGCATGAAGCTCACCCTCGGCGCCAAGTCGACGGCCAAGGCCACGCCCAAGGCCGCCGCCCCGAAGGCCACCACGAAGGCCGCCCCCAAGGCCGCCCCCAAGGCCGAGAAGCCGTCCTCCGCCTCGGGTGAGTCGCGCAGCTCGCGCTCCACCGAGCGCAGCACGGTGGAGTCGACCCAGGCCGCCCCCGCCGCCCCCGCGCAGAGCGTGTCCTCCGGCTGGGTCGCCCCGGTCGGCGGCGGCGTCTCCACCCCGTACCGCGCCTCCGGCTCGATGTGGTCCTCCGGCTACCACACCGGTGTCGACTTCATCGCCTCCTCGGGCACCTCGGTCAAGGCCGTCGGCGCGGGCACCGTGCACTCCGCCGGCTGGAGCGGCGCCTACGGCAACGAGGTCGTCATCCAGCACGCCGACGGCACGTACTCGCAGTACGCGCACCTCTCCTCCCTCTCCGTCTCCGCCGGCCAGACCGTCTCCGGCGGCCAGCAGATCGGCCTGTCCGGCTCGACCGGCAACTCCAGTGGTCCGCACCTGCACTTCGAGATCCGCACCGGACCGAGCTACGGCTCGGACATCGACCCGCTGGCCTACCTGCGCCAGCACGGTGTCGGCATCTGA
- a CDS encoding DUF6126 family protein, with the protein MSDKSVPVTGEERGGGTFPRGLVIRLFAYLVAGHLFAGFLYLLFMLGGQNQ; encoded by the coding sequence ATGTCCGACAAATCCGTACCGGTCACTGGCGAGGAACGCGGGGGCGGCACGTTCCCCCGCGGGCTCGTGATCCGGCTCTTCGCCTATCTGGTGGCCGGCCACCTCTTCGCGGGCTTCCTCTATCTGCTGTTCATGCTGGGCGGGCAGAACCAGTAG
- a CDS encoding YoaK family protein — protein sequence MSVPAHPDPLPKVLVVLTAVTGVVDAVAFLGLGQIFTAFMTGNILFLGFALAGGEDLTPLGSLTALAAFVVGAAAGNRLGVALQARRRRWIFTSAVIAAALLVVGALAALGLPSVTREPSPRHYAVIASTALAMGVRSATMWRLGTVLNTTLVTGTLVTWIRHSALGGGAGDPSQRYRAAGLVAVLTGAAIGTLLLRVSITTALLVAAAGVLGGMGGYAARPASRWPPNA from the coding sequence ATGTCCGTACCCGCTCATCCCGATCCGCTGCCCAAGGTGCTCGTCGTGCTGACCGCGGTCACGGGCGTCGTCGACGCGGTCGCCTTCCTCGGCCTCGGACAGATCTTCACGGCCTTCATGACCGGCAACATCCTCTTCCTCGGCTTCGCACTCGCCGGGGGCGAGGACCTGACGCCCCTCGGGTCGTTGACGGCGCTCGCCGCGTTCGTGGTCGGCGCCGCCGCGGGAAACCGTCTGGGAGTGGCGTTGCAGGCCAGGCGCCGGCGGTGGATCTTCACCTCGGCCGTCATCGCGGCGGCCCTGCTCGTGGTGGGGGCGCTGGCCGCGCTCGGCCTGCCGTCCGTCACGAGAGAGCCTTCTCCGCGGCACTACGCGGTGATCGCCTCGACCGCGCTGGCCATGGGGGTGCGCAGCGCAACCATGTGGCGGCTCGGGACCGTCCTCAACACCACCCTCGTCACCGGAACCCTCGTCACCTGGATCCGGCACTCGGCTCTGGGCGGCGGGGCGGGTGACCCGTCCCAGCGCTATCGGGCCGCGGGCCTGGTGGCGGTGCTGACCGGCGCGGCCATCGGCACGCTGCTGTTGCGGGTGAGCATCACCACGGCTCTGCTGGTCGCGGCGGCGGGTGTCCTGGGAGGCATGGGGGGATACGCGGCCCGTCCGGCATCCCGATGGCCACCGAACGCGTGA
- a CDS encoding TetR/AcrR family transcriptional regulator, whose product MARVRLSVAERQEELLRAAVEQIEERGASAVRIADVASALGVSNALVLYHFSTKEKLVAAAFAYAAEADLAHLRRLLGRRTTALRRLRSAVRWYAPTGQAKGWRLWIEGWAVCLREPALREVAGALDQQWKAALTQVIAEGAAAGEFPCPDPAAAAWRLTAFLDGLAVQMTSYAGSLSRAAMLEWADAALARELGLPSLDATGPDATGPDAAGPSSAARPRASGQRSS is encoded by the coding sequence GTGGCGAGAGTGCGGTTGAGCGTGGCGGAGCGGCAGGAGGAACTGCTGCGTGCCGCCGTCGAGCAGATCGAGGAACGGGGAGCGTCGGCCGTCCGGATCGCCGATGTCGCCTCCGCCCTCGGGGTCAGCAACGCGTTGGTGCTCTACCACTTCTCGACCAAGGAGAAGCTCGTCGCGGCGGCCTTCGCCTACGCCGCCGAGGCCGACCTCGCGCATCTGCGCCGGCTTCTCGGCCGGCGGACCACCGCCCTGCGCCGGCTGCGTTCGGCGGTCCGCTGGTACGCCCCGACCGGGCAGGCCAAAGGCTGGCGGCTGTGGATCGAGGGCTGGGCGGTCTGTCTGCGCGAGCCGGCGCTGCGTGAGGTCGCCGGGGCGCTCGACCAGCAGTGGAAGGCGGCCCTGACGCAGGTGATCGCCGAGGGCGCGGCGGCCGGCGAGTTCCCCTGCCCGGACCCGGCGGCCGCGGCCTGGCGGCTCACCGCCTTCCTGGACGGACTCGCCGTGCAGATGACGTCGTACGCCGGCTCGCTCTCGCGTGCCGCGATGCTGGAGTGGGCCGACGCCGCACTGGCCCGCGAGCTCGGCCTGCCCTCCCTGGACGCCACCGGACCGGATGCCACCGGACCGGATGCCGCCGGGCCGTCGTCCGCCGCACGGCCGCGGGCGAGCGGTCAGCGCAGCTCGTAG
- a CDS encoding MBL fold metallo-hydrolase — translation MTGTGSDHSLRARLRALRPEAFGADPAGERLERIRRSPQFADGVFQNPVAAGIRPSGSATEFAKIYFQKEARARRAPTGAIPVHPTTLADLAKPPVSGLRLTWMGHSSVLAEIDGHRVLFDPVWGDRCSPFAFVGPKRLHPVPLPLAALGPVDVVVISHDHYDHLDLPTIKALASTDTVFAVPLGVGAHLERWGVPAKRLRELDWNESTEIGELRLTATPARHFCGRGLRNTQHTLWASWAVAGPEHRIYHSGDTGYFPGFEDIGAAHGPFDATMIQIGAYSEFWPDIHMTPAEGMRAHLDLQGGRPHGVLLPIHWGTFNLAPHAWAEPGEWTKYEAEEAGQAVALPRPGEPFEPAGKLPSHAWWRGVSHPIARPWRRSQPAQAPAEAPRHDLDLAGER, via the coding sequence GTGACCGGCACCGGCTCCGACCATTCACTGCGGGCACGGCTGCGCGCCCTGCGGCCCGAGGCGTTCGGCGCCGACCCGGCGGGGGAGCGCCTGGAGCGCATCCGCCGCTCGCCCCAGTTCGCCGACGGTGTCTTCCAGAACCCCGTGGCGGCCGGGATCAGGCCCTCCGGCTCCGCCACCGAGTTCGCCAAGATCTACTTCCAGAAGGAGGCCCGGGCGCGCAGGGCCCCCACCGGCGCGATCCCGGTCCACCCCACCACCCTGGCCGACCTCGCCAAGCCGCCGGTCTCCGGCCTGCGCCTCACCTGGATGGGGCACTCCAGCGTTCTCGCCGAGATCGACGGCCACCGGGTGCTCTTCGACCCCGTCTGGGGCGACCGCTGCTCGCCCTTCGCCTTCGTCGGGCCGAAGCGGCTGCACCCCGTGCCGCTGCCGCTCGCCGCGCTCGGCCCGGTCGACGTGGTCGTGATCTCCCACGACCACTACGACCACCTCGACCTGCCCACGATCAAGGCGCTGGCCTCCACCGACACCGTCTTCGCGGTGCCGCTCGGTGTCGGCGCCCATCTGGAGCGCTGGGGCGTGCCCGCCAAGCGCCTGCGCGAGCTGGACTGGAACGAGTCCACCGAGATCGGCGAGCTGCGGCTCACCGCGACCCCCGCCCGCCACTTCTGCGGCCGCGGTTTGCGCAACACCCAGCACACCCTCTGGGCGTCCTGGGCCGTCGCCGGCCCCGAGCACCGGATCTACCACAGCGGCGACACCGGATACTTCCCCGGCTTCGAGGACATCGGCGCCGCGCACGGCCCCTTCGACGCGACCATGATCCAGATCGGGGCGTACAGCGAATTCTGGCCCGACATCCACATGACGCCGGCCGAGGGCATGCGGGCCCACCTCGACCTCCAGGGCGGCCGTCCGCACGGCGTCCTGCTGCCGATCCACTGGGGCACGTTCAACCTGGCCCCGCACGCGTGGGCGGAGCCGGGGGAGTGGACGAAGTACGAGGCTGAGGAGGCCGGCCAGGCGGTGGCGCTTCCTCGTCCCGGTGAGCCGTTCGAGCCTGCGGGGAAGCTGCCGTCCCACGCCTGGTGGCGCGGGGTGTCCCATCCGATCGCTCGCCCGTGGCGCCGGTCCCAACCGGCGCAGGCTCCTGCCGAGGCACCCAGGCATGATCTCGACCTCGCGGGTGAGAGGTGA
- a CDS encoding MFS transporter, protein MTEAAARPPGPRRRGALAVLLLAAFMGILDVLIVNVAAPSIQRDLHASFDDIQVVISGYVLAYAVTLTTGARLGDSYGQKRVFLLGVLGFTAFSAGCAAAPSAGVLIALRLGQGLAAALMLPQVLALIQVIFPERERARPLALYGATLGLGAVLGQIIGGALIRLDVLALGWRSVFLVNVPVGLAVAACVPATLPKHRLAGPRALDIPGLLLTAAAMTLLIFPLIRGSADGWPVWVWPAFAGSALALVALWHVERRRESAGGAPLVPPSLFRRPRFRIGLTIALVFYSGNYGLFLLLAYVFQDGLHLSPLASGIGFLPLGVGFAGASLASRRLTARYGSRVLLVGAGTMVAGYVALIATLLPGPASSGALAVLTMAPALMVSGVGQGIVSAPLIGVVLATVRRKDAGAGSGMVLTTNQLASSLGVAVLGALFVALLGADPQDTGGRLDERDFTAALMGCSWLLLALAVAVGLLAWRLPRGDQARHPTSSGAEGPSYHPSRRPDRR, encoded by the coding sequence ATGACGGAAGCCGCGGCCCGGCCGCCCGGCCCGCGGCGGCGCGGGGCGCTGGCCGTCCTGCTCCTGGCGGCGTTCATGGGCATCCTCGACGTGCTGATCGTCAACGTCGCCGCCCCGTCCATCCAGCGTGACCTGCACGCGAGTTTCGACGACATCCAGGTGGTGATCAGCGGATACGTCCTGGCGTACGCCGTGACGCTGACCACCGGGGCTCGGCTGGGCGACTCGTACGGCCAGAAGCGTGTCTTCCTCCTGGGCGTGCTGGGGTTCACGGCGTTCTCCGCCGGGTGCGCGGCGGCACCATCGGCCGGGGTGCTCATCGCCCTGCGCCTCGGCCAGGGGCTGGCGGCGGCCCTCATGCTGCCGCAGGTGCTGGCGCTGATCCAGGTGATCTTCCCGGAGCGGGAGCGGGCCCGGCCGCTCGCGCTGTACGGGGCGACGCTGGGGCTGGGGGCGGTCCTGGGGCAGATCATCGGCGGAGCCCTGATCCGCCTGGACGTCCTCGCTCTGGGGTGGAGGTCGGTGTTCCTGGTCAACGTGCCGGTCGGGCTCGCCGTGGCGGCATGCGTACCGGCCACGCTCCCGAAGCACAGGCTCGCCGGGCCCCGAGCCCTGGACATCCCGGGCCTGCTGCTGACCGCGGCCGCCATGACGCTGCTGATCTTCCCGCTCATCCGGGGCAGCGCCGACGGCTGGCCCGTCTGGGTCTGGCCGGCCTTCGCGGGGTCGGCCCTGGCCCTGGTCGCGCTGTGGCATGTCGAGCGGCGGCGGGAGAGCGCGGGCGGGGCGCCGCTCGTCCCGCCGTCGCTCTTCCGCAGACCCAGGTTCCGGATCGGGCTGACCATCGCGCTGGTCTTCTACAGCGGCAACTACGGGCTGTTCCTGCTGCTGGCCTACGTGTTCCAGGACGGCCTGCACCTGTCGCCGCTCGCCTCCGGCATCGGGTTCCTGCCACTGGGCGTCGGGTTCGCGGGAGCGTCACTGGCCAGCCGCCGGCTTACCGCGCGGTACGGCAGCCGGGTCCTCCTCGTCGGCGCGGGGACCATGGTGGCCGGATACGTCGCGCTCATCGCGACGCTGCTGCCCGGCCCGGCCTCCTCCGGAGCTCTCGCGGTGCTCACCATGGCGCCCGCGCTGATGGTGTCCGGGGTCGGGCAGGGGATCGTCTCGGCGCCGCTCATCGGGGTCGTCCTGGCCACCGTGCGCCGCAAGGACGCCGGGGCGGGGTCCGGGATGGTCCTGACCACGAACCAGCTCGCCAGTTCCCTCGGGGTCGCCGTGCTCGGCGCGCTCTTCGTCGCCCTGCTCGGCGCAGATCCGCAGGACACGGGGGGACGGCTGGACGAGCGGGACTTCACCGCGGCTCTCATGGGCTGTTCCTGGCTGCTGCTCGCCCTGGCGGTGGCCGTCGGCCTTCTGGCCTGGCGCCTCCCCCGTGGGGACCAGGCCCGCCACCCCACGTCGAGCGGCGCGGAAGGGCCGTCCTACCACCCGTCCCGCCGCCCGGACCGCCGGTGA
- a CDS encoding RNA-guided endonuclease InsQ/TnpB family protein, translating into MSVAGEGGHARYTYRLRVSSTARTELLAEWDRCRWIWNECVARSKKALAENENCGPARLDRMLTGARAVTRWLAEGSSVPQQQVIRDFAKSRVKALKDIKDRLPVRRRAGMPRFKKKREADPTLNYTRRGFRLKEGRLHLAGNIVLTVVWSRDLPAEPSSVRLYCDSVGHWYASFVAPAEVQPLPETGRVIGIDWGVKETATTTSDAYDLPHAGHGKRGQAELTRYDRMMARRKPARGQAASKGYREAKKWRAKSYAKIARQRQDTGRKWAKNVVTDHDVIAVEDFRPKFLARTSMARKAADAAIGATKKALTEMGRKHGRDVRLVHPAHTTMDCAACGARTKHALPLSERTYTCTACGVVSPRDKNSARVMLVRAGLNPAGAEGVGPPGALLQEAA; encoded by the coding sequence GTGTCGGTGGCGGGGGAGGGCGGGCATGCCCGGTACACGTACCGGCTCCGTGTGTCGTCGACGGCCCGTACGGAGCTCCTGGCGGAGTGGGACCGCTGCCGGTGGATCTGGAACGAGTGTGTGGCCCGGTCTAAGAAGGCCCTCGCCGAGAACGAGAACTGTGGTCCCGCCCGGCTGGACAGGATGCTGACCGGGGCCCGCGCTGTGACGCGGTGGCTGGCCGAGGGCTCGTCGGTGCCGCAGCAGCAGGTCATCCGCGACTTCGCCAAGTCCCGTGTCAAGGCGTTGAAGGACATCAAGGACCGCCTGCCCGTGCGGCGGCGTGCGGGGATGCCCCGGTTCAAGAAGAAGCGTGAGGCCGACCCGACCCTGAACTACACCCGGCGCGGCTTCCGGTTGAAGGAAGGGCGCCTGCACCTGGCCGGGAATATCGTGCTGACGGTGGTGTGGTCGAGGGACCTGCCGGCCGAGCCCTCCAGCGTGCGTTTGTACTGCGACAGCGTCGGTCACTGGTACGCGAGCTTTGTCGCGCCTGCCGAGGTGCAGCCTCTGCCGGAGACGGGTCGGGTGATCGGAATCGACTGGGGTGTGAAGGAGACCGCGACCACCACCAGCGACGCCTACGATCTCCCGCACGCCGGACACGGCAAGCGAGGGCAGGCTGAGCTGACCCGGTACGACCGGATGATGGCCCGCCGTAAGCCCGCCAGGGGGCAAGCTGCGTCGAAGGGCTACCGCGAAGCGAAGAAGTGGCGGGCGAAGAGCTACGCGAAGATCGCGCGCCAGCGCCAGGACACCGGGCGCAAGTGGGCCAAGAACGTCGTGACCGACCACGACGTCATCGCCGTCGAGGACTTCAGGCCGAAGTTCCTTGCCAGGACGTCGATGGCCCGCAAGGCAGCCGACGCCGCGATCGGCGCCACCAAGAAGGCCCTGACTGAGATGGGCCGCAAGCACGGGCGGGATGTGCGTCTGGTGCATCCCGCGCACACCACTATGGACTGCGCAGCCTGTGGAGCGAGAACCAAGCACGCGCTGCCGCTGTCGGAACGTACCTACACCTGCACCGCGTGCGGAGTCGTCTCCCCAAGAGACAAGAACTCCGCCCGTGTGATGCTCGTCCGGGCAGGTCTCAACCCGGCTGGTGCCGAGGGCGTAGGACCTCCTGGAGCGCTGCTCCAGGAGGCGGCCTGA
- a CDS encoding SGNH/GDSL hydrolase family protein has protein sequence MADDSRSTDMNVFGSYAAIGDSFTEGVGDPGPDGKYVGWADRFAVLLADQLPEHDAFRYANLAVRGRLLDQIVEEQVPRAKELAPDLVSFCAGGNDIIRPGTDPDDVAERFERAVAELTSAVGTVMVTTGFDTRDVPVLRHLRGKIATYTAHVRAIADRYDCPVLDLWSLKSVQDRRAWDDDRLHLSPEGHTRVALRAAQVLGMEVPADPDQPWPPLPPRGTLEVRRDDIHWAKEYLVPWIGRRLRGESSGDHVEAKRPDLMPL, from the coding sequence GTGGCAGACGATTCGAGATCAACAGACATGAACGTATTCGGGTCGTACGCGGCGATCGGTGACAGCTTCACCGAGGGTGTGGGAGATCCCGGGCCCGACGGGAAGTACGTCGGCTGGGCGGACCGCTTCGCGGTTCTGCTCGCCGACCAGCTGCCGGAGCACGACGCATTCCGTTACGCCAACCTGGCCGTACGCGGCCGCCTCCTCGACCAGATCGTGGAGGAGCAGGTCCCCAGGGCGAAGGAGCTCGCCCCGGACCTGGTGAGCTTCTGCGCGGGGGGCAACGACATCATCCGCCCCGGCACCGACCCCGACGACGTCGCCGAGCGTTTCGAGCGCGCCGTGGCCGAGCTGACCTCCGCCGTCGGCACGGTCATGGTGACGACCGGCTTCGACACCCGGGACGTACCCGTGCTGCGCCATCTGCGCGGCAAGATCGCCACCTACACGGCCCATGTCCGGGCCATCGCCGACCGCTACGACTGCCCGGTCCTGGACCTGTGGTCGCTCAAGTCCGTGCAGGACAGGCGGGCTTGGGACGACGACCGGCTGCACCTGTCTCCCGAGGGCCACACCCGGGTCGCGCTGCGCGCCGCCCAGGTCCTCGGCATGGAGGTACCGGCCGACCCGGACCAGCCCTGGCCGCCGCTGCCGCCCCGGGGCACGCTGGAGGTGCGCCGCGACGACATCCACTGGGCCAAGGAGTACCTCGTCCCGTGGATCGGCCGGCGGCTGCGGGGCGAGAGCTCGGGGGACCACGTGGAGGCCAAGCGCCCGGACCTCATGCCCCTCTGA